A stretch of DNA from Bacillota bacterium:
AACGGTGCCGAAGGCTGTGTCTACGGTAACTGCTTCTACGCCTATGATGCCCCGGTCTATCTGGAGATCGTGGGCGAAAACGGCCGTGCCGAGATTCTGGGCGGTTTCCGGGGTAAAGCCATTATCACCATCGGTAACGAAGAGCGGATCGTGACCCAGCGGGAAGGCAAGGTCTTAGGTAAGAGCTATTGGGGTCCGTCCCATATCCGTCAGATCGAAGAGTTCTACACCGACTTGTTGGCCGGGCGCAAGCCAGCCATTGACGGACGGGTCGGAAAGGTGGCCAACGCCATGGTGCTGGCCATGTACGAGTCCCACCGCCAGGGCAAACCCATTGACTTCCAAAGCTTCATAGGTAACAAGTAATAGGGAGGCCAATGTGCGACTGACGATTCGGGATATTGCCAAGGAGGCAGGAGTAGGGCTGGGGACTGTTTCCCGGGTGCTCAATAACAGTCCCCATGTGAGCCCCGCCACCCGGGCCAAGGTCTTGGCGGTGATTGAGAAATACAATTACCGGCCCCACGCGGTGGCCAGGAGCCTGGCTAGAAGACGTACTAACACCGTGGGTGTCGTCGTCCCCCACTTTACCAAACGCTTCTTCATCGAAGTACTCCGGGGGATCCAAGAACCCTTGGAACAGGCCGGTCGGGATCTCATCCTGTATAACGTCCAAAACCGTGTGCAGAAGGAAGACATCTTTCAGCGCCTCACCTACGAGAAGCCGGTAGATGGTGTGATTATCATCAACCTGCGCCTGACGGACAAACACTGTGAGCTGTTGCAGGAGGCAGGGCTACCTGTGGTCCTGGTGGACAGTGAACGCCGGGAGTTTACCTCCATCGTCTCCGACAATGTCCGGGGGGCACAGATCGCGGTGACCCACCTCATCAACCTGGGACATCGCCAGATTGGCTTGGTGAACGGTCTGGTGCGCTACCATGCCAGCCGGCAACGTTTTCAGGGGTACAAGCAAGCCCTAGCCCAACATGGCATTCCCTATGACGCCAATCTGGTGGTCACTTCGGAGTTTTCCCGGGAGGGGGGATATGAGTCGGTCAAAGCCCTGTTTGCCCGCGCCAAGCCCACCGCGATCTTTGCGGCCAGTGACGAGCAAGCCATTGGCATCATGGACTATGCCCGGGAAAAGGGTATCCGTATTCCGGAGGATGTGGCCCTGGTGGGTTTCGATGACATCGATCTCGTCGATTTTATCGGACTTAGCACCATGCGCCAGTCCATGACGGAGATGGGGGCCGTGGCCGCTCAGAAGCTTTTAGAGATGCTAGCCGATTCCCACGAAAGGGAAAAGAAGCCGCCGGAAAGGATCGTGTTTTGTCCCCGGCTGGTGGTCCGTACCTCCTGTGGTAGCCGGGCTGCACCGAGAACACCGTAAAGTAATCCTGCTCCCTGCACGGGGGCAGGATTTTTTTGCTTTGTCGCTAATAAGCAATAGATGGACTAAGAAAGGAAGTGGCACCGATGGCACTGTTACAAGGGCCCCTGCTCTTCGATGGGGCGATGGGGACCATGCTCCAGCAAAAGCGAAGCGACTTGGCTTTTCCGGAGTTGTTCAACCTGGAGGCGCCGGAGATAGTGGAGGAGGTTCACCGCGCTTACCTGGCGGCGGGTGCCGATGTTGTGGAGACCAACACCTTTGGGGCCAATCGCTACAAGTTGGCCCAGCATGGGCTGGCGGAGCGGACGGTGGAGATCAACGAACGGGCCGCAGAACTGGCCAAAGAGGCGGTGCGCAAAGCCGGTGGTAAGCAGCTGGTGGCTGGCTCCCTTGGTCCCACAGGACAGTTGATGGCTCCTTTGGGGACCGCCAGTTTCGAAGATATCTACGGGGTCTATCGGGAGCAGGCCCAGGCTTTGGCCGCTGGAGGCGTGGATTTGTTAATTGTGGAGACGATGCTGGATCTGGGTGAGGCCCGGGCTGCCCTTTTGGGAGCCCTAACCACCGGTTTGCCGGTGATCGCCCAGATGACCTTCGAACAGTCGGGCATGACGATGATGGGCACCCCCGCCGCGGTGGCGGCCTGTGTCCTTTCGAGCTTGGGGGCTACGGTGGTGGGGACCAACTGTGGTCTTGGTCCCCGGCAGATGTTGGACATTGTCCGGTCCATGGCGGAGGTGGCCCCCCGCATTTCGGCCATTCCCAACGCTGGTTTGCCTAAGCTGGTGGAGGGGAAGGATGTCTATGACCTGGACCCCAAGACCATGGCGGAATTCGTACCCCAGCTTTTGGCCCAAGGGGCTGGAATCGTCGGTGGGTGTTGTGGTACTACACCAGACCACATCCAGGCGATGCGCCAGGCCTTGGATGCAGCTTCCTATACACCACCTACACCCCGCGGTATCTATGGGGCCAGTAGCAGAAAACTAGTGGATCTTTCCGGTGGAGTCTTGGCTAAGGCCGGTACTGTCGACGACTGGATGGAGGCGGAGGGGGCAGGGTTTTCCCTTTTGGTCCTTACCCATCCTGGGGATGTGACCATGGCCCAGATGATGTGTCCTCTGCCCATGATCTTTACCGACGTGCCTATGGAGGATTTGGAAAAGCTCTTGCGGGAGTATCATGGACGGGCCCTGGTGGTGCCGCCCATGGAACCGGAACAGCAGGGTTTTGCAGAGTATCTGGAGGTGCTGGGGCGATACGGAGCCTTGGCGGTTTTGTCGGAGTATCGGGAGCTGGGGGTGGAGGTTGCGGTGTGGCAGCCCCTCTCCGAGGATACTTGGCGGATTGAAGGGGTAAAATGACCGTGAATGGGCAGGTAAGGCAGGAATTGGTCCGGGAGCAAAGTAGGGTCCAAAAGATCGTCCAAAGGCTTGAGGCGGCTTACGGTCGACCGACCTTAACTAAGGACAGGGACGGGGTCGATGAACTGGTTTTAACCATCCTGTCGCAAAATACCAACGATCTCAACCGGGATCGGGCCTTTGCCCGCCTCCGGGAGCGTTTCCCCAGCTGGGAGGCGGTGAAGGAGGCACCGGTGGAGGAGATCGAAGAGGCGATTCGGCCTGGGGGACTGGCCCGGACCAAGGCCCCCAGGATCAAGAAGGCCCTGGCTGCCATTGAGCGGGAACGGGGCGAGATCTCCCTGGACTGGTTGGCCCAGACCACCACCGAAGAGGCGGCCGCGTTTCTCACCAGCCTGGAAGGGGTGGGACCCAAAACTGCTGCTTGTGTTTTGCTTTTCGCCTTCAGGCGGCCGGTCTTTCCGGTGGATACCCACATCTGGCGGTTGGCCAAGCGGTTGGGGCTTGTGGACGAGGGGACCGACGCCCCCAGCACCCAACGGGTCTTTGAGGAACTGGTATCGCCGGAGGATTATTTTCCCTTCCATCTGAATCTCATTCGCCATGGCCGGGAAGTCTGTAAGGCCCAAAGGCCCCGCTGCCCCGCGTGCATACTGGGGGATTTGTGTAAGTACCCGAGGAAGGAGCATCACCATGCATGAGCTGACCCTTCAGACTACCCAACGTACACAGTTCATTGATATCACCCGGGAGATCCAGAACATCGTCACAAAACAGGGGGTCTCCACGGGTCTGTGCTGTGTGTTCGTTCCGCACACCACCGCAGGAGTGACCATCAATGAGCGCTGTGATCCCGATGTGGTTGAGGACATGGTTGAAAGGTTAAATGAACTGGTCCCCCAAAGTCCCGAGTTCCGCCACAGTGAAGGCAATTCCGACGCCCATATCAAGGCGAGTCTAGTGGGAGCGTCGGCAACCATCATCATCTCCCAGGGCCAGTTGCGGTTGGGGACCTGGCAGGGGATATTCTTCTGTGAGTTTGACGGGCCCAGGAGACGCCGGGTTTGGGCGCAGATTCTAAAGGAGGAGGGGGCACAATGATTGGGATTATCGGTGGTACGGGGGTTTATCGGTTACCCTTTTTTGACAAGGCCCAGTCTAAGGTGGTGGAAACACCCTATGGTGAGGCTACGGCGGTGTTGGGACAGGCGGGGGAACGGCCGGTGGCTTTCATTCCAAGGCACGGGGCTGCCCATGGCGTACCGCCCCACCGCGTGAACTACCGGGCAAACATCTGGGCCCTGAAGGACTTAGGGGCGCAGGCGGTGATCGGGATTGCCGCGGTGGGTTCCCTCCGTGTGGACCTCACCCCCGGAACTTTGGTGATTGTGGATCAATTCATTGATTTTAGCAAGACCCGTCCCACCACCTTTTTCGACGACGAAGTGGTCCACACGGACATGACCGAACCTTACTGCTCCCTCATTCGTAGGGAAGCTGTGGCCGCGGCTAAGCGGGCCCAGATGGGGTATCGCAGTACAGGCTGTTATGTCTGTACCGAAGGGCCCCGGTTTGAGACCGCAGCCGAGGTGCGGATGTTCGCCCAGCTAGGGGGCGATGTGGTGGGCATGACCAACGCTCCGGAGGCAGTGTTGGCCCGGGAAATCGGCTTGTGCTATGGGGTGTTGGCCTTGGTGACTAACCTAGGCGCGGGGCTTTCCAAGACTCCCCTGACCCACCAAGAGGTGGCGGAGATGATGGCGGAGCAGGAAAAGACCTTTTTCGGTGTCATTGAAGATTTGATTGCCCATCTGCCGCAGCCGTGGACCTGTACCTGTGGTAAAGGATGTGAGTGAGATGGGGCGGAAAAAGGCGGTAGTCTGGGAGGACCAGAGCCTGTTGCTGTTGGACCAGCGAAAACTTCCCGGGGAGGTGGTGCAGGTACGGTGCACCACGCCGGAGGATGTGGCCCGCTGCATCAAGGAGATGGTGGTGCGGGGGGCTCCGGCCATCGGGATCGCCGCCGCCTACGGACTGGTCCTGGCGGCCCGGGAAGGGGTCCAACGGGTGAAGGACGCGGCTTTGCTCTTGCGACAGACCCGTCCCACCGCGGTGAATCTCTTTTGGGCCATCGATCGGATGCTGGCCGCCACCGCAGGGTGCCAAGGGGAGGATCTGTACCAGCATCTGTTAGCTGAGGCCCACGGGCTTGCCCAGGCGGATATCCAGACCAATCAGCGGATTGGGGCCCACGGTGCAACCCTGGTGCCCAAGGGTGCGGGGATTTTAACCCATTGTAATGCGGGGGCTTTGGCTACTGTGGATTACGGTACAGCCCTGGGGGTGGTCCGGGCGGCCCACAGTGCGGGCAAGGACATTACCGTTTATGCGTGTGAGACCCGGCCCTTCTTGCAGGGGGCCCGTCTGACCACCTGGGAGCTTGTGGAGGACGGAATACCGGTCACCCTCATCACTGACAACATGGCGGGCTACCTGATGCAAAAGGGGCAGGTCTCTTTGGTGATCGTGGGGGCGGACCGCATTGCCGCTAACGGGGATGTGGCCAACAAAATTGGTACCTATGGACTGGCGGTCCTGGCCCAGGCCCATGGGATCCCCTTCTACGTGGCAGCGCCGACATCCACCATCGATCTCACCTTGGCCGGGGGGGAGGAGATCCCCATCGAAGAGCGTCCGGCCGAGGAGGTAACCCACTTCCTCGGTCAGAAAGTGGCCCCCCGGGGTGTGGCGGTGTGGAATCCCGCGTTCGATGTTACCCCCCATCACCTAATTACTGGCATTATTACCGAAGTTGGGGTGTTAAGGGAGCCTTATCACAAGAGTATAAAGGAGTTGTTTGCCCATGACCGCGCTTAACATGCCCCAAGGGGAGTTTGTGATCACCAATGCCCAGATTATCACTTGCGACGAAGAGGAGCGG
This window harbors:
- a CDS encoding LacI family transcriptional regulator, translated to MRLTIRDIAKEAGVGLGTVSRVLNNSPHVSPATRAKVLAVIEKYNYRPHAVARSLARRRTNTVGVVVPHFTKRFFIEVLRGIQEPLEQAGRDLILYNVQNRVQKEDIFQRLTYEKPVDGVIIINLRLTDKHCELLQEAGLPVVLVDSERREFTSIVSDNVRGAQIAVTHLINLGHRQIGLVNGLVRYHASRQRFQGYKQALAQHGIPYDANLVVTSEFSREGGYESVKALFARAKPTAIFAASDEQAIGIMDYAREKGIRIPEDVALVGFDDIDLVDFIGLSTMRQSMTEMGAVAAQKLLEMLADSHEREKKPPERIVFCPRLVVRTSCGSRAAPRTP
- a CDS encoding endonuclease III gives rise to the protein MTVNGQVRQELVREQSRVQKIVQRLEAAYGRPTLTKDRDGVDELVLTILSQNTNDLNRDRAFARLRERFPSWEAVKEAPVEEIEEAIRPGGLARTKAPRIKKALAAIERERGEISLDWLAQTTTEEAAAFLTSLEGVGPKTAACVLLFAFRRPVFPVDTHIWRLAKRLGLVDEGTDAPSTQRVFEELVSPEDYFPFHLNLIRHGREVCKAQRPRCPACILGDLCKYPRKEHHHA
- a CDS encoding YjbQ family protein; protein product: MHELTLQTTQRTQFIDITREIQNIVTKQGVSTGLCCVFVPHTTAGVTINERCDPDVVEDMVERLNELVPQSPEFRHSEGNSDAHIKASLVGASATIIISQGQLRLGTWQGIFFCEFDGPRRRRVWAQILKEEGAQ
- the mtnP gene encoding S-methyl-5'-thioadenosine phosphorylase, yielding MIGIIGGTGVYRLPFFDKAQSKVVETPYGEATAVLGQAGERPVAFIPRHGAAHGVPPHRVNYRANIWALKDLGAQAVIGIAAVGSLRVDLTPGTLVIVDQFIDFSKTRPTTFFDDEVVHTDMTEPYCSLIRREAVAAAKRAQMGYRSTGCYVCTEGPRFETAAEVRMFAQLGGDVVGMTNAPEAVLAREIGLCYGVLALVTNLGAGLSKTPLTHQEVAEMMAEQEKTFFGVIEDLIAHLPQPWTCTCGKGCE
- the mtnA gene encoding S-methyl-5-thioribose-1-phosphate isomerase; this translates as MGRKKAVVWEDQSLLLLDQRKLPGEVVQVRCTTPEDVARCIKEMVVRGAPAIGIAAAYGLVLAAREGVQRVKDAALLLRQTRPTAVNLFWAIDRMLAATAGCQGEDLYQHLLAEAHGLAQADIQTNQRIGAHGATLVPKGAGILTHCNAGALATVDYGTALGVVRAAHSAGKDITVYACETRPFLQGARLTTWELVEDGIPVTLITDNMAGYLMQKGQVSLVIVGADRIAANGDVANKIGTYGLAVLAQAHGIPFYVAAPTSTIDLTLAGGEEIPIEERPAEEVTHFLGQKVAPRGVAVWNPAFDVTPHHLITGIITEVGVLREPYHKSIKELFAHDRA